The genomic region GCCCGGCATGGGCCGAGGTCGCGGTGCCTCCGCTCACCGGCCGCGTCGTCGACCAGACCGGGACGCTGTCCGCCGGCGATATCGCATCGCTGACCGACCGGCTGAAGGACCTGGAGGCCCGCAAGGGCAGCCAGATCGCGGTCCTGATCGTGCCGACCACCGGCGAAGAAACCATCGAGCAGTTCTCGATCCGCGTGGCCGAGGCCTGGAAGATCGGGCGCAAGAAAGTCGATGATGGTGCGCTTCTTGTCGTCGCCAAGAACGACCGGCATTTGCGCATCGAGGTCGGCTACGGCCTCGAAGGCGTGCTGAGCGATGCCGTCACCCACCGCATCATCGACGAAGACATCACGCCGAAATTCAAGGCCGGCGATTTCGCCGGCGGCATTTCGGCCGGCGTCGACCGGATGATCCGCCTGATCAATGGCGAGCAGTTGCCGGCGCCGGAGCCCGAGCATTGGCAGGCGCCGAACCTGGTCGATTTCGCCAAT from Bradyrhizobium elkanii USDA 76 harbors:
- a CDS encoding TPM domain-containing protein, whose amino-acid sequence is MTAARVILLAFLLGFVCPAWAEVAVPPLTGRVVDQTGTLSAGDIASLTDRLKDLEARKGSQIAVLIVPTTGEETIEQFSIRVAEAWKIGRKKVDDGALLVVAKNDRHLRIEVGYGLEGVLSDAVTHRIIDEDITPKFKAGDFAGGISAGVDRMIRLINGEQLPAPEPEHWQAPNLVDFANPVVIFGVIIVAGFLRALLGRLLGSVATGGIVGVFTWMMAGSLATALVVGLFAAVAALIFGGLNFGGPAAGSGPYRRGGGYSGGWSGGGGWSSGSSSSDSGGFSGGGGSFGGGGASGSW